The following are from one region of the Synechococcus sp. CBW1108 genome:
- a CDS encoding AAA family ATPase, which produces MAEAPTLTADQQAAATAFAAWLAAPGDGAPFVLGGYAGTGKTFLSTRFLAQVEATGLCWTVVAPTHKAVGVLRSQLALAGLSPTWYPSTIHRLLRLKLRRQGDQERCEETEQTALALEHLGLVLVDEASMVDSSLLEIALRCAHPFRTRLVFVGDPAQLPPVGEPESPVFSLGRACRAELQQVVRHQGPVLRLASGLRQGDLPCHRPAALAPIRTETGQVALLERGAWLEAAQAALRRSAETDNPDLARILCYTNRCLEQLVPIARRALHGEMADQLPVLPGEVLITRTAVMAPACREGEDAAEEPDMLLGSNRELVVRDVIPERCDLADFGVADAPVIDTLTARVEAGESQLSLRLLPPLGTAARIALEAVLARLRQQAKDAGKQEGRSLWRRFFLVRDAFASLGPAAVLTVHRSQGSTFAEVFVADDVFWPSDPVLRRQLVYVAVSRASQAVTLEASAPGADPSSRADQQLWRDWLGADC; this is translated from the coding sequence TTGGCTGAAGCCCCCACCCTCACCGCCGACCAGCAGGCCGCCGCCACCGCCTTCGCCGCCTGGCTCGCCGCGCCAGGGGATGGGGCGCCGTTTGTGCTGGGCGGCTATGCCGGCACCGGCAAAACTTTTCTATCCACCCGGTTTCTGGCCCAGGTGGAGGCCACCGGCCTCTGCTGGACCGTGGTAGCCCCAACCCACAAGGCCGTGGGTGTGCTGCGCTCCCAGCTGGCCCTGGCGGGCCTTTCCCCCACCTGGTATCCCTCCACCATCCACCGGCTGCTGCGCCTCAAGCTGCGCCGCCAGGGGGACCAGGAGCGCTGCGAGGAAACCGAGCAGACCGCCCTGGCCCTCGAGCACCTAGGCCTGGTGCTGGTGGATGAGGCCTCGATGGTTGACAGCAGCCTGCTGGAGATTGCCCTGCGCTGCGCCCACCCCTTCCGCACCCGGCTGGTGTTCGTGGGCGATCCGGCCCAGCTGCCGCCGGTGGGCGAGCCCGAGAGTCCGGTGTTCAGCCTGGGCCGGGCCTGCCGGGCCGAACTGCAACAGGTGGTGCGCCACCAGGGGCCGGTGCTGCGCCTGGCCTCCGGGCTGCGCCAGGGGGACCTGCCCTGCCACAGGCCAGCGGCGCTGGCGCCGATCCGCACCGAGACCGGCCAGGTGGCCCTGCTGGAGCGGGGCGCCTGGCTGGAAGCCGCCCAGGCCGCCTTGCGCCGCAGCGCCGAAACCGACAACCCCGACCTGGCGCGGATCCTCTGCTACACCAACCGCTGCCTCGAGCAGCTGGTGCCGATCGCCCGCCGCGCCCTGCACGGCGAGATGGCCGACCAGCTGCCGGTGCTGCCCGGCGAGGTGCTGATCACCCGCACGGCGGTGATGGCCCCCGCCTGCCGGGAGGGAGAAGATGCCGCCGAGGAGCCCGACATGCTGCTGGGCTCGAACCGGGAGCTGGTGGTGCGCGATGTCATCCCGGAGCGCTGCGACCTGGCCGACTTCGGCGTGGCTGATGCGCCGGTGATCGACACCCTCACCGCCCGGGTGGAAGCGGGCGAGAGCCAGCTGAGCCTGAGGCTGCTGCCGCCGTTGGGCACGGCGGCCCGGATCGCCCTTGAGGCTGTGTTGGCCCGCCTGCGCCAACAGGCCAAGGACGCCGGCAAGCAGGAAGGTAGGAGCCTGTGGCGCCGTTTTTTCCTGGTGCGCGACGCCTTTGCCTCCCTCGGTCCGGCCGCCGTTCTGACCGTGCACCGCAGCCAGGGCAGCACCTTCGCCGAGGTGTTCGTCGCCGACGATGTGTTCTGGCCCAGCGACCCGGTGCTGCGCCGCCAGCTGGTGTATGTGGCGGTGAGTCGGGCCAGCCAGGCGGTCACCCTTGAGGCCAGCGCACCGGGCGCCGATCCCAGCTCCCGCGCCGACCAGCAGCTCTGGCGCGACTGGTTGGGGGCAGATTGCTGA
- a CDS encoding GAP family protein, with protein MTDLASLLGELAAFGLAIGFSPLHIGLLLLLLLGPKPLQRGGWFVAAWLVTAALAVALLLTVGHGLVLSMEKGTSHRTGLDLLAAGALLGLGLKELLSKEEEGAGPPGWTRRLDQFSAMPLPLLLAISAALQVASPDDLFLFAKAATSLLAARLGRGTEVLATAVFSLVSASLLLTPLLALLLVGPERILPLLERGKQGLFAKGDLLVGLVSVALALYLGWQGIEGLQLA; from the coding sequence ATGACTGATCTGGCCAGCCTGCTGGGGGAGCTCGCGGCCTTTGGTCTGGCGATCGGTTTCTCGCCGCTGCACATCGGCCTGCTGCTGTTGCTCCTGCTCGGCCCCAAGCCCCTGCAGCGGGGCGGCTGGTTTGTGGCCGCCTGGCTGGTGACGGCCGCCCTGGCGGTGGCCCTGCTGCTCACGGTGGGTCACGGCCTAGTGCTCAGCATGGAAAAGGGCACCAGCCACCGCACCGGCCTGGATTTGCTGGCCGCCGGCGCCCTGCTGGGGCTAGGGCTCAAGGAGCTGCTCAGCAAGGAGGAGGAGGGGGCCGGACCGCCGGGCTGGACCCGCCGGCTGGATCAGTTCAGCGCCATGCCTCTGCCCCTGCTGCTGGCCATCAGCGCCGCCCTCCAGGTGGCCAGCCCAGACGACCTGTTTCTGTTTGCCAAGGCGGCCACCAGCCTGCTGGCCGCCCGCCTGGGCCGGGGAACGGAAGTGCTGGCCACCGCTGTGTTCAGCCTGGTGAGCGCCAGCCTGCTGCTGACGCCCCTGCTGGCCCTGCTGTTGGTTGGCCCCGAGCGCATCCTGCCCCTGCTCGAGCGGGGCAAGCAGGGGCTGTTCGCCAAGGGCGACCTGTTGGTGGGCCTGGTGAGTGTGGCCCTGGCGCTCTACCTGGGCTGGCAGGGGATCGAGGGCCTGCAGCTGGCCTGA
- a CDS encoding histidine phosphatase family protein translates to MLATPALELLLLRHGATGWALNGRHTGRTDLPLLPEGEAEARALAPVLARQPFAAVLVSPLQRARRTAELAGLGEGARPCPDLQEWDYGRYEGITTAEIRRQVPHWTVWSHGCPGGEDSAQVEERCLRVIALAESLAGAGAVALVAHGHILRSLAGTWLGLGPAGGALFNLNTATLSVLGHERERRTLVRWNVPVAPAVK, encoded by the coding sequence ATGCTGGCTACACCGGCGCTGGAACTCTTGCTGCTGCGCCATGGGGCCACGGGATGGGCCCTGAACGGGCGCCACACCGGCCGCACCGACCTGCCCCTGCTGCCGGAGGGAGAGGCGGAAGCGCGGGCGCTCGCCCCGGTATTGGCGCGGCAGCCCTTTGCGGCCGTACTGGTGAGTCCGCTGCAGCGGGCCCGGCGCACCGCCGAGCTGGCGGGCCTGGGGGAAGGGGCTCGCCCCTGTCCAGACCTGCAGGAGTGGGATTACGGCCGCTACGAGGGCATCACCACCGCCGAGATCCGCCGCCAGGTGCCCCACTGGACTGTGTGGAGCCACGGCTGCCCAGGCGGTGAGGACAGCGCCCAGGTGGAGGAGCGCTGCCTGCGGGTGATCGCCCTGGCTGAATCCCTGGCGGGAGCTGGGGCGGTGGCTCTGGTGGCCCACGGCCACATCCTGCGCAGCCTGGCGGGCACCTGGCTGGGGTTGGGACCCGCCGGTGGCGCCCTGTTCAATCTGAATACGGCCACGCTCAGCGTGCTCGGCCATGAGCGCGAGCGGCGCACGCTGGTGCGCTGGAATGTGCCCGTCGCGCCTGCGGTGAAATGA
- a CDS encoding acylphosphatase, whose protein sequence is MPGDSLTAGSRSRARRAAADERRFIRPHEPKPLIQQERWRLIVRGQVQGVGYRAACSARCQELGLSGWVRNLPDGSVELEAEGDPQDLTELRIWCEKGPAQAVVNSVASTQVAATGADWFEVRT, encoded by the coding sequence ATGCCCGGTGATTCCCTCACGGCTGGCAGCCGCAGCCGGGCGCGCCGTGCCGCTGCCGATGAGCGCCGTTTCATCCGCCCCCATGAGCCCAAGCCCCTGATCCAGCAGGAGCGCTGGCGGCTGATTGTGCGCGGCCAGGTGCAGGGGGTGGGCTACCGGGCTGCCTGCTCTGCCCGCTGCCAGGAACTAGGCCTCAGTGGCTGGGTGCGCAACCTGCCTGACGGCTCAGTGGAACTGGAGGCAGAGGGCGACCCCCAGGACCTCACCGAGCTGCGCATCTGGTGCGAAAAGGGCCCAGCGCAAGCGGTGGTCAACAGCGTGGCCAGCACCCAGGTGGCCGCCACCGGTGCCGACTGGTTTGAGGTGCGGACCTGA
- a CDS encoding cobyrinate a,c-diamide synthase — MACLIAAPSSGSGKTLLSLCLAAWARRQGLQLQPFKVGPDYLDPQLLSQVSGHTCRNLDPLLCGPEWVERCFHWHGSRADLALVEGVMGLFDGRGPSSEGSSAAVAAQLGLPVVLVVEASRQAGSVAALVRGFRDHGPPPVQLAGVVINRVGSERHHALLAEALASIAVPLLGVLPHHPSLALPSRHLGLLPPGELHDLEQRQEQWSQLAAEHLDLEQLVPLLAPPPVQAGEIDPIHWCLRDQQPPLEASGGSGSLPVAIASDAAFHFRYPEAGELLQAVGLEPLAWSPLADEPLPAGCRAVLLPGGYPELHATRLAASRRSLADLARAAAGGVPLVAECGGLLLLGEQLADGEGRLHRMAGVLPFQARKGGLSLGYRQATARAAGLLVRPGETFSGHEFHRWQLESVASGNGLWQLDGWGTATRSEGWTAPNVHASWLHLHWAGCPVIPSRLAAAAGRAVPLPMSAVSSAPMSPSP; from the coding sequence ATGGCCTGCCTGATCGCCGCGCCCAGCAGTGGCAGCGGCAAGACCTTGCTGTCGCTGTGCCTGGCAGCCTGGGCCCGGCGGCAGGGCCTCCAGCTGCAGCCCTTCAAGGTGGGGCCCGACTACCTCGACCCCCAGCTGCTCAGCCAGGTGAGCGGCCACACCTGCCGCAACCTCGATCCCCTGCTTTGCGGGCCGGAGTGGGTGGAGCGATGTTTCCACTGGCATGGCAGCCGGGCCGACCTGGCCCTGGTGGAGGGGGTGATGGGCCTGTTCGATGGCCGCGGCCCCAGCAGCGAGGGCAGCTCGGCGGCCGTGGCTGCCCAGTTGGGCCTGCCGGTGGTGCTGGTGGTGGAGGCCTCCCGCCAGGCGGGATCTGTGGCGGCCCTGGTGCGGGGCTTCCGCGACCACGGCCCGCCGCCGGTGCAGCTGGCCGGCGTGGTGATCAACCGGGTGGGCAGCGAACGCCACCACGCCCTGCTGGCCGAAGCCCTGGCGAGCATCGCCGTGCCGCTGCTGGGGGTGCTCCCCCACCACCCAAGCCTGGCGCTCCCTTCCCGCCACCTGGGGCTGCTGCCGCCCGGCGAGCTGCACGACCTTGAGCAGCGCCAGGAGCAGTGGAGCCAGCTGGCCGCCGAACATCTGGATCTGGAGCAGCTCGTGCCGCTGCTGGCCCCCCCGCCCGTCCAGGCCGGGGAGATCGATCCGATCCACTGGTGCCTGCGGGACCAGCAACCGCCCCTTGAAGCCAGCGGGGGCTCAGGGTCTTTGCCGGTGGCGATCGCCAGCGATGCGGCCTTCCACTTCCGCTACCCCGAAGCCGGCGAACTGCTGCAGGCCGTCGGCCTGGAGCCGCTGGCCTGGAGCCCCCTGGCCGACGAGCCCCTCCCCGCCGGCTGCCGGGCGGTCCTGCTGCCGGGGGGCTACCCGGAGCTCCATGCCACCCGGTTGGCGGCCAGTCGGCGCAGCCTGGCAGACCTGGCCCGTGCGGCGGCCGGGGGGGTGCCGCTGGTGGCTGAATGCGGCGGATTGTTATTGCTCGGTGAGCAGCTGGCCGATGGCGAGGGCCGGCTGCACCGGATGGCCGGCGTGTTGCCCTTCCAGGCGCGCAAGGGGGGGCTGAGCCTGGGCTATCGCCAGGCCACGGCAAGGGCGGCAGGGTTGCTGGTGCGGCCTGGGGAAACCTTCAGCGGCCATGAATTTCATCGCTGGCAGCTTGAATCTGTAGCCAGTGGCAACGGGCTGTGGCAGCTTGATGGCTGGGGGACCGCAACCCGGAGCGAAGGATGGACAGCGCCGAACGTGCACGCCAGCTGGCTGCATCTCCACTGGGCTGGATGCCCGGTGATTCCCTCACGGCTGGCAGCCGCAGCCGGGCGCGCCGTGCCGCTGCCGATGAGCGCCGTTTCATCCGCCCCCATGAGCCCAAGCCCCTGA
- a CDS encoding glucose-6-phosphate dehydrogenase assembly protein OpcA → MSTQLTLQAPLVLPPAEVPGYLERLWSEELGSSHGAATFTLVVWEGSWLEQQLVRCGRLDGPITGLLNETVLEAARAAAINCGLPLSTAPMDPQLAWAIGNLGGDHHADDLRGQFVEGAISAHMPRRLITLAPTLDGAKPLETLVAAYCPLPEEGAGGDACGDVVVLRGGTGALRENLDLVQPLISPELPCWVWWNSSLDEAPEVMAALASGNRRLVVDSSLGDPRRCLDLLVARVGAGQPINDLNWMRLRSWRESLAMVFDPPSRRDALNHVVQLDLDVEGDNPVKGLLLAAWLADRLGWHLTATYAVDGDGSGQGIGAEFERTDGQTVRFRQMPVPVGVPKTHPGAMVGLRLICQSSQGSPLCVILCSESGGCMRLESGGMASMELAEEVVPLPNESEEMEMARLLSGGHDSTNPLLAVAAPIAARLLP, encoded by the coding sequence ATGTCGACCCAGCTCACTCTCCAGGCCCCGCTCGTCCTACCCCCCGCCGAGGTGCCCGGCTACCTGGAGCGCCTCTGGAGTGAGGAGTTGGGCAGCTCCCACGGCGCCGCCACCTTCACCCTGGTGGTGTGGGAGGGCTCCTGGCTGGAGCAGCAACTGGTGCGCTGCGGCCGTCTGGATGGGCCGATCACCGGCCTGCTCAACGAGACGGTGCTGGAGGCTGCCCGGGCCGCCGCGATCAACTGCGGGCTCCCTTTGAGCACTGCGCCCATGGATCCCCAACTGGCCTGGGCGATCGGCAACCTGGGTGGTGATCATCACGCCGACGACCTGCGGGGCCAGTTTGTCGAGGGGGCGATCAGCGCCCACATGCCCCGGCGACTGATCACCCTGGCCCCCACCCTCGATGGCGCCAAACCCCTGGAAACCCTGGTGGCGGCCTACTGCCCCCTACCGGAGGAGGGGGCCGGCGGCGATGCCTGTGGCGATGTGGTGGTGCTGCGGGGCGGCACCGGTGCCCTGCGCGAGAACCTCGACCTGGTGCAACCCTTGATCAGTCCCGAGCTGCCCTGCTGGGTGTGGTGGAACAGCAGCCTCGATGAGGCGCCTGAGGTGATGGCGGCCCTGGCCAGCGGAAACCGCCGCCTGGTGGTGGATTCGTCACTAGGGGATCCGCGCCGCTGCCTCGACCTGCTGGTGGCCCGGGTTGGTGCGGGCCAGCCGATCAACGACCTCAACTGGATGCGGCTGCGCAGCTGGCGGGAATCCCTGGCCATGGTGTTCGACCCCCCTTCCCGGCGGGATGCTCTCAACCACGTGGTGCAGCTCGACCTGGACGTCGAGGGCGACAACCCGGTGAAGGGGTTGCTGCTGGCGGCCTGGCTGGCCGACCGCTTGGGCTGGCACCTGACCGCGACCTATGCCGTCGATGGCGATGGCTCCGGCCAGGGGATCGGCGCCGAATTTGAGCGCACCGACGGCCAGACCGTGCGCTTTCGTCAGATGCCCGTGCCGGTGGGGGTTCCCAAGACCCACCCGGGCGCCATGGTGGGCCTGCGCCTGATCTGCCAGAGCAGCCAGGGGTCGCCGCTGTGCGTGATTCTCTGTTCGGAATCGGGCGGCTGCATGCGGCTCGAATCGGGCGGTATGGCCAGCATGGAGCTGGCAGAGGAGGTGGTTCCCCTGCCCAATGAAAGTGAGGAGATGGAGATGGCCCGCCTGCTCTCCGGCGGCCACGATTCCACCAACCCCCTGCTGGCGGTAGCTGCCCCGATCGCCGCCAGACTTCTCCCCTGA
- the zwf gene encoding glucose-6-phosphate dehydrogenase translates to MGAVLTNPLRVGLRQERVIPPQCLVIFGASGDLTHRKLIPALFELFRQRRLPSEFAVLGCARRPWSDEEFRSRMAEALANEVAEHPLAWEQFAAGLFYEPVDLQDPPSVVRLGERLAVIDRQRATRNNRTFYLSVSPTFYGSGCRALAAAGLLSDPSRSRVVIEKPFGRDYGSAQELNRVVLACAQENQIFRIDHYLGKETVQNILVLRFANTIFEPIWNRNYISSVQITAAETVGVEERAGYYESSGALRDMMQNHLTQMLALTTMEAPGRFDPESMRNEKAKVLQAARLANEDEPWKCCVRGQYGPGGSSSQPITGYRQEPGVNPESTTETYVAMKLFINNWRWQGVPFYLRTGKRLPKRLSEVVLTFREAPVHLFDAAGGAPTPNQLILRIQPDEGAEFKFEVKAPGSGMRSRPVDMAFSYDDSFGEPSDEGYVRLLADAMLGDPTLYTRSDEVEAAWRLYTPLLELIEDAPAQLPVYPYEARTWGPGAADSLMAEDGLIWRRP, encoded by the coding sequence ATGGGCGCTGTGCTCACCAATCCACTGCGGGTAGGTCTTCGCCAGGAGCGGGTCATTCCCCCCCAATGCCTGGTGATCTTCGGGGCCAGCGGTGACCTCACCCACCGCAAATTGATCCCGGCCCTGTTTGAGCTCTTCCGCCAGCGGCGCCTACCCAGTGAATTCGCCGTGCTGGGCTGCGCCCGCCGCCCCTGGAGCGACGAGGAGTTCCGCAGCCGCATGGCCGAGGCTCTGGCAAATGAGGTGGCCGAGCACCCGCTGGCCTGGGAGCAATTTGCGGCTGGGCTCTTCTACGAACCGGTCGACCTGCAGGATCCCCCCTCGGTGGTGCGACTGGGTGAACGCCTTGCCGTGATTGACCGGCAGCGGGCCACCCGCAACAACCGCACCTTCTACCTCTCGGTTTCACCCACCTTCTATGGCAGTGGCTGCCGGGCCCTGGCCGCCGCCGGCCTGCTGAGTGACCCGAGCCGCAGCCGGGTGGTGATCGAGAAACCCTTCGGCCGCGACTACGGCAGCGCCCAGGAGCTCAACCGGGTGGTTCTGGCCTGTGCCCAGGAAAACCAGATCTTCCGGATCGACCACTACCTGGGCAAGGAGACGGTCCAGAACATCCTCGTGCTGCGCTTCGCCAACACGATTTTCGAGCCGATCTGGAACCGCAACTACATCTCCAGTGTGCAGATCACCGCCGCCGAAACCGTGGGGGTTGAGGAACGGGCCGGCTACTACGAGAGCTCCGGGGCCCTGCGGGACATGATGCAGAACCACCTCACCCAGATGCTGGCCCTCACCACCATGGAGGCGCCGGGCCGCTTCGACCCCGAGTCGATGCGCAACGAGAAGGCCAAGGTGCTGCAGGCGGCCCGACTGGCCAATGAGGACGAACCCTGGAAGTGCTGCGTGCGGGGCCAGTACGGGCCGGGGGGCTCAAGCAGCCAGCCGATCACGGGCTATCGCCAGGAGCCCGGGGTGAACCCCGAGAGCACCACGGAGACCTACGTGGCGATGAAGCTCTTCATCAACAACTGGCGCTGGCAGGGGGTGCCCTTCTATCTGCGCACCGGCAAACGGCTGCCCAAGCGGCTTTCCGAAGTGGTGCTTACCTTCCGGGAGGCGCCGGTGCACCTGTTTGACGCGGCCGGTGGCGCCCCCACTCCCAACCAGCTGATCCTGCGCATCCAGCCCGATGAGGGGGCGGAATTCAAATTCGAGGTCAAGGCCCCTGGCTCGGGCATGCGCAGCCGGCCGGTGGACATGGCCTTCTCCTACGACGACAGCTTCGGCGAACCCAGCGACGAGGGCTATGTGCGCCTGCTGGCTGACGCCATGCTGGGTGACCCCACCCTCTACACCCGCAGTGATGAAGTAGAGGCCGCCTGGCGGCTCTACACCCCCCTGCTGGAGCTGATCGAAGACGCCCCCGCCCAGTTGCCGGTCTACCCCTACGAGGCCCGCACCTGGGGCCCCGGTGCCGCCGACAGCCTGATGGCCGAGGACGGCCTGATCTGGCGACGCCCCTGA
- a CDS encoding FAD-binding oxidoreductase, protein MRVSTGRATQSDSRMFTVVVEAFGAGKQRQAERRFTVPLAQLQGLMQTIARQGGRISAVLSGDVSPPEASPPAPAAPPTTPPTKPAAVSHADVPVNLYKPKAPFLGTVVENYSLVGEGAIGRVNHITFDLKGGDPQLHYVEGQSIGIIPDGTDANGKPNKLRLYSIASTRHGDNLAGETVSLCVRQLQYEKDGETINGVCSTFLCDIEPGAKVKITGPVGKEMLLPEDEEANVIMLATGTGIAPMRTYLRRMFEPAEREKNGWTFRGKAWLFMGSPTTANLLYDADFEHYQAQFPDNFRYTKAISREQQNAKGGRMYIQDRVSENAEEIFAWIENPKTHVYMCGLRGMEPGIDEAMGVAAAAKGLDWSELRPQLKKADRWHVETY, encoded by the coding sequence ATGAGAGTTTCCACAGGGCGCGCCACCCAGTCCGACAGCCGCATGTTCACCGTTGTGGTGGAGGCCTTCGGCGCGGGCAAGCAGCGCCAGGCCGAACGGCGCTTCACCGTGCCGCTCGCCCAGCTGCAAGGCCTGATGCAGACGATTGCCCGCCAGGGGGGGCGGATCAGTGCCGTGCTCAGCGGTGATGTCAGCCCCCCAGAGGCCTCCCCCCCAGCACCAGCTGCTCCCCCGACAACCCCTCCCACCAAACCTGCTGCCGTGTCCCACGCCGACGTTCCCGTAAACCTCTACAAGCCGAAGGCCCCCTTCCTCGGCACCGTCGTCGAGAACTACAGCTTGGTGGGCGAAGGTGCCATCGGCCGGGTCAACCACATCACCTTCGACCTCAAGGGCGGCGATCCCCAGCTCCACTACGTCGAAGGCCAGAGCATCGGCATCATTCCCGATGGCACCGACGCCAACGGCAAACCCAACAAGCTGCGCCTCTATTCGATCGCCAGCACCCGCCACGGCGACAACCTGGCCGGAGAAACCGTTTCCCTCTGCGTGCGCCAGCTGCAATACGAGAAGGACGGAGAAACCATCAACGGCGTCTGCTCCACCTTCCTTTGTGACATCGAACCCGGCGCCAAGGTGAAGATCACCGGCCCGGTGGGCAAGGAGATGCTCCTGCCCGAAGACGAGGAGGCCAACGTGATCATGCTGGCCACCGGCACGGGCATCGCGCCGATGCGCACCTACCTGCGCCGCATGTTCGAGCCGGCCGAGCGCGAGAAGAACGGCTGGACCTTCCGTGGCAAGGCCTGGCTGTTCATGGGCTCCCCCACCACTGCGAACCTGCTCTACGACGCCGACTTCGAGCACTACCAGGCCCAGTTCCCCGACAACTTCCGCTACACCAAGGCGATCAGCCGGGAGCAGCAGAACGCCAAGGGGGGCCGCATGTACATCCAGGACCGGGTCAGCGAGAACGCCGAAGAGATCTTCGCCTGGATCGAAAACCCCAAAACCCACGTCTACATGTGCGGGCTGCGGGGCATGGAGCCGGGTATCGACGAGGCCATGGGCGTGGCCGCGGCAGCCAAGGGCCTCGACTGGTCTGAGCTGCGGCCCCAGCTCAAAAAGGCCGATCGCTGGCACGTGGAAACCTACTGA
- a CDS encoding SRPBCC family protein, protein MERLPQGARRLAVQLSLSPDPQCLWSVLTDYGNLNRYIPNLASSRQLWRRGNVVGLEQVGTQQFCGLRFSARVELELVEDREAGVLSFCMCRGDFRRFEGCWQISRAGESTRLLYELTVQGRPGMPIGLIEQRLREDLANNLRGVQREAERRTAQA, encoded by the coding sequence ATGGAGCGGCTCCCCCAGGGGGCCCGGCGGCTGGCGGTGCAGCTGAGCCTGAGCCCCGATCCCCAATGCCTCTGGTCGGTACTTACCGATTACGGCAACCTCAACCGATACATCCCCAACCTGGCCTCCTCCCGCCAGCTCTGGCGTCGCGGCAACGTGGTGGGCCTGGAGCAGGTGGGAACCCAGCAGTTCTGCGGGTTGCGCTTCAGCGCCAGGGTGGAGCTGGAACTGGTTGAAGACCGGGAGGCCGGCGTGCTGAGTTTCTGTATGTGCCGCGGCGATTTCCGCCGCTTCGAGGGCTGTTGGCAGATCAGCCGGGCTGGGGAGAGCACCCGGCTGCTCTATGAGCTCACCGTGCAGGGCCGGCCAGGCATGCCGATCGGCCTGATCGAACAGCGACTGCGCGAAGACCTGGCCAACAACCTGCGCGGCGTGCAGCGCGAAGCCGAACGGCGCACCGCCCAGGCCTGA
- a CDS encoding histidine kinase, whose product MTPDQPSTERPAPATERQALKLLLVASNHHLASPDLRSLLQFLKGEECGFKVSLEVADPARQPELLELHRLVATPALVKLDPFPKQVLAGHGITQKLRSWLPRWQQMEVVTSLGMSLRPAEIDGSRTRRELQLEDQVLVLRQENETLIDRLGVQERLLRMVAHELRTPLTAAKLALQSHTLGQIDEPRFRDVLTRRLDDIQELSKDLLEVGTTRWEALFNPQRLALGEVVAEAILELEKLWIGRDLELLTDIPADLPDVFADQRRMRQVLLNLLENALKFTPDQGRVQLALLHRTDQWVQVSICDSGPGIPKGEQERIFLDRVRLPQTSGTTSGYGVGLSVCRRIAEVHGGRIWVASEPGEGACFHVTVPVWSGQGQPALTKGHPDP is encoded by the coding sequence GTGACCCCAGACCAGCCCAGCACCGAACGGCCCGCGCCAGCGACGGAACGCCAGGCGCTGAAGTTGCTGTTGGTGGCCTCCAACCACCACCTGGCCAGCCCGGACCTGCGCAGCCTGCTGCAGTTTCTCAAGGGCGAGGAGTGTGGCTTCAAGGTGAGCCTGGAGGTGGCCGATCCGGCCCGCCAGCCCGAACTGCTCGAACTGCATCGGCTGGTGGCCACCCCCGCCCTGGTGAAGCTCGATCCGTTCCCCAAGCAGGTGTTGGCCGGCCATGGGATCACCCAGAAGCTGCGCAGCTGGCTGCCGCGCTGGCAGCAGATGGAGGTGGTCACCAGCCTGGGCATGAGCCTGCGGCCCGCCGAGATCGACGGCAGTCGCACCCGGCGGGAGCTACAGCTGGAAGACCAGGTGCTGGTGCTGCGACAGGAAAACGAAACCCTGATCGATCGGCTCGGGGTGCAGGAGCGGCTGCTGCGGATGGTGGCCCATGAGCTGCGCACCCCACTCACCGCCGCCAAGCTCGCCCTCCAGAGCCACACCCTCGGCCAGATCGACGAGCCCCGCTTCCGCGACGTGCTCACCCGCCGGCTCGACGACATCCAGGAGCTCTCCAAAGATCTGCTCGAGGTGGGCACCACCCGCTGGGAGGCCCTGTTCAACCCCCAGCGCCTGGCCCTGGGCGAGGTAGTGGCCGAGGCCATTTTGGAGCTGGAGAAATTGTGGATCGGCCGCGACCTGGAGCTGCTCACCGACATCCCTGCCGACCTACCGGATGTGTTTGCCGACCAACGCCGCATGCGCCAGGTGCTGCTCAACCTGTTGGAAAACGCCCTCAAATTCACTCCCGATCAGGGTCGGGTGCAGCTGGCCCTGCTGCACCGCACCGACCAGTGGGTGCAGGTGAGCATCTGCGACAGCGGTCCGGGCATTCCCAAGGGCGAGCAGGAGCGGATTTTCCTGGATCGGGTGCGTTTGCCCCAGACTTCCGGCACCACCTCCGGCTACGGCGTGGGCCTGTCGGTGTGCCGGCGCATTGCCGAGGTTCATGGCGGCCGGATCTGGGTGGCCTCCGAGCCCGGTGAAGGGGCCTGTTTCCATGTCACCGTTCCGGTCTGGAGCGGCCAGGGCCAGCCCGCCTTGACGAAGGGTCACCCTGACCCGTAG
- a CDS encoding cAMP phosphodiesterase yields the protein MPPISPSSPYPWQLQALLALPLLVLPLVLAPSGAWAAPATEAEMNLYTRIAAVNVCIARGAGVPFDRAVGIAGETIAQVILGQHEGVIAQVGAKPLGLEDLRKGSINSAVLGAAEICPKEVPADVMAKVQDALKQPPAAKPTAAPTAKPTPNK from the coding sequence ATGCCACCCATCTCCCCGTCAAGCCCCTACCCATGGCAGCTCCAAGCCCTGCTGGCGCTGCCCCTGCTGGTACTCCCCCTGGTGCTGGCCCCGTCTGGGGCCTGGGCGGCCCCAGCCACCGAGGCGGAGATGAACCTCTACACCCGGATCGCCGCGGTCAACGTGTGCATCGCCCGCGGCGCGGGGGTGCCCTTCGACAGGGCGGTGGGCATCGCCGGTGAAACCATCGCCCAGGTGATCCTGGGTCAGCACGAAGGGGTGATCGCCCAGGTGGGGGCCAAGCCCCTGGGCCTGGAGGACCTGCGCAAGGGCTCGATCAACTCGGCAGTGCTGGGAGCCGCCGAGATATGCCCCAAGGAGGTGCCCGCCGACGTGATGGCGAAGGTGCAGGACGCCCTCAAACAGCCCCCCGCGGCCAAACCGACTGCGGCGCCTACGGCCAAACCCACCCCTAACAAGTAA